A single genomic interval of Acidobacteriota bacterium harbors:
- a CDS encoding trypsin-like serine protease, with amino-acid sequence MISREALPVAARSACALLVAAGLLMIATTLAAQVSEGGLPYSFQKSTQPAIHSIVLPPVDVPSLLAEDRREAALGLPFRFGYPIERRLDMNSAGTWSSLPDGGRLWRLRLVCPGAHSINLVYDAFWLPRGARFFLYNDDESSVLGAFTHRNNKPHGRFATGPTRGDACTLEYYEPPGVDRSGCITIARIIHGYRNVFDKLDKSFGDSGACNVNVQCPEGAAWEAQIRSVAMILTSGGWRLCSGALVNNVRNDYTPYFLTANHCLGGEETWVIMFNYQSSSCANFDGPTTDTVSGTTLLANNWDSDVALLRLSEDPPPEYNVHFAGWSAVDTAPPHTVCIHHPSGDIKKITFDNDPPVSATYGGTPANSHWKTIRYELGTTEPGSSGSPLFDDLHRIIGQLHGGTAACDGAEPNDQPDYYGKFARSWDNGATAAQRLRDWLDPDNTGATTLDGIDAADGHSPVAEITAPAPHALLVGLVTVAATATDDVVVTQVEFFIDDVSIGADTAAPYAVDWDTTAWADGPHTIRATATDTDGLRGSDWIAVTLANHILACTAQTTPAAGVAPLDVTFSATVSGGAGPYQVVWDFGDGSDPATTLGTVHTYERAGTYHWGFTAQDALGERTRCEGDVPVSLPPADAADQVIAAHVTRLPGWASQIVLTNTGDTPVAPRLYALAADGTHLATATLHELPARAHTNLTPDALFPGVPAATDFWVLVADASRIEGVTVFGTDDDQSLVTMPLLRGGDIALVFPFVYISDIYYTGLTLVNPGQAAVAARLTALAESGDELAAIDVVIPARGKYVRLLDGIFPGVEPILIRFVAVSAERELMGFELFGSFVDQGLAGLPAVLMTPLTGPPVLRDIPPAADSVARPAGFQGWGISDTAVRLRWDANVEPGVHYVIYRKNGMYTTEVGQTESTAFTVTGLETGRTYTFLMKAVDGAGTFSAYSRQIRVAPLPSGQMDWPHRLFYGAVPDPARYYTGVTFSISGTDPVTAHAFIQDADGRVLAEAAWPTAPGEQITRELPALFGQAEIPGAACLRVGADVPLTGFSLYMTRPGLAEPYLFDGAPACPWGSYGLIFPMVPDEAAWTGVLRLTSLAGQDGTFTVSGYDRGGALMGVRSAPLAAGSQFLLAVDDLFPDAPSASAWLRVSADQPVIGQLLFVSPGFNRLGGYAGIATE; translated from the coding sequence ATGATCAGCCGTGAAGCTCTCCCCGTCGCCGCCCGGTCCGCCTGTGCCTTGCTCGTGGCGGCCGGCCTGCTCATGATCGCCACCACGCTTGCGGCCCAGGTCAGTGAAGGCGGGCTCCCCTACAGTTTTCAGAAGTCCACCCAGCCGGCGATCCACTCCATCGTGCTGCCGCCAGTGGATGTTCCCAGCCTGCTGGCGGAAGACCGCCGGGAGGCGGCACTGGGTCTGCCGTTCCGATTCGGATACCCCATTGAGCGGCGCCTGGATATGAACTCCGCCGGCACGTGGTCGTCTCTCCCGGATGGCGGCCGCCTCTGGCGGTTGCGCCTGGTGTGCCCCGGCGCCCACTCCATCAACCTGGTCTACGACGCGTTCTGGCTGCCCCGCGGCGCCCGCTTCTTCCTGTACAACGACGATGAGAGTTCGGTTCTCGGCGCTTTCACCCATCGCAACAACAAACCGCACGGGAGATTCGCCACCGGGCCCACCCGGGGCGACGCGTGTACCCTGGAGTATTACGAACCGCCGGGCGTCGATCGGTCCGGCTGCATCACCATCGCCCGGATCATCCACGGGTACCGGAATGTGTTCGACAAGCTGGATAAATCATTCGGCGACTCGGGCGCCTGCAACGTGAATGTGCAGTGTCCCGAAGGCGCCGCCTGGGAGGCCCAGATCCGCTCGGTGGCCATGATTTTGACCAGCGGCGGCTGGCGACTCTGCTCCGGCGCGCTGGTCAACAACGTCCGCAACGACTATACGCCCTACTTTCTCACCGCCAACCACTGCCTCGGCGGCGAGGAAACATGGGTGATCATGTTCAACTATCAGAGCTCCAGCTGCGCCAACTTCGACGGGCCGACGACGGACACGGTGTCCGGTACAACCCTGCTGGCCAACAACTGGGATTCCGACGTCGCCCTGCTTCGACTCAGCGAAGATCCGCCGCCGGAATACAACGTGCATTTCGCCGGCTGGTCGGCCGTGGACACCGCGCCGCCGCATACGGTGTGCATTCATCATCCCAGCGGCGACATCAAAAAGATCACGTTCGATAACGATCCGCCCGTATCCGCCACCTATGGCGGCACCCCAGCCAATTCGCACTGGAAGACGATCCGGTACGAATTGGGGACCACCGAACCCGGCTCTTCGGGTTCACCGCTGTTTGACGATCTCCACCGCATCATCGGCCAGCTCCATGGCGGCACCGCCGCGTGCGACGGGGCGGAGCCGAACGACCAGCCGGATTATTACGGCAAGTTCGCCCGCTCCTGGGACAACGGCGCCACCGCCGCCCAGCGTCTCCGCGATTGGTTGGATCCCGACAACACCGGCGCCACCACGTTGGACGGCATCGATGCAGCCGACGGCCACTCGCCGGTGGCGGAGATCACCGCGCCCGCCCCGCACGCCCTGCTCGTCGGGCTAGTGACTGTCGCGGCCACCGCCACCGACGATGTGGTCGTGACCCAGGTGGAGTTTTTCATCGACGACGTATCCATCGGCGCCGACACCGCCGCCCCCTACGCCGTCGACTGGGACACCACCGCCTGGGCCGACGGGCCCCACACAATCCGCGCCACGGCCACCGACACCGACGGGTTGCGAGGCAGCGATTGGATTGCGGTCACCCTGGCCAACCACATCTTGGCCTGCACCGCCCAAACGACGCCTGCTGCCGGGGTGGCCCCGCTGGACGTGACGTTCAGTGCCACTGTTTCCGGCGGTGCAGGACCGTACCAGGTGGTGTGGGATTTCGGCGACGGCAGCGATCCCGCCACCACGCTGGGAACCGTCCACACCTATGAGCGTGCCGGCACGTATCACTGGGGCTTCACGGCGCAGGACGCGCTGGGCGAACGGACACGCTGCGAAGGCGACGTGCCGGTTTCGCTGCCGCCCGCCGACGCCGCCGACCAGGTCATTGCCGCCCACGTCACCCGGCTGCCCGGCTGGGCCAGCCAGATCGTGCTGACCAACACCGGCGACACGCCGGTCGCGCCCCGGCTGTACGCGCTGGCCGCCGACGGCACCCACCTGGCCACTGCCACCCTCCACGAACTGCCGGCTCGCGCTCACACCAATCTGACACCCGATGCCCTGTTCCCCGGGGTACCCGCGGCCACCGATTTCTGGGTGCTCGTCGCCGACGCATCCCGGATCGAAGGCGTCACCGTGTTCGGCACCGATGACGACCAGAGCCTCGTCACCATGCCCCTCCTCCGCGGAGGGGATATCGCGCTGGTCTTTCCGTTCGTGTACATTTCCGATATCTATTACACCGGCCTGACGCTCGTCAATCCAGGCCAGGCGGCGGTGGCCGCCCGGTTGACCGCGTTGGCGGAATCGGGCGACGAGCTGGCGGCGATCGATGTGGTCATCCCAGCCCGAGGCAAATATGTCCGGCTGTTGGACGGCATCTTCCCGGGCGTCGAGCCGATCCTCATCCGATTCGTGGCCGTGTCCGCCGAGCGGGAGCTGATGGGCTTCGAATTGTTCGGTTCGTTCGTGGACCAGGGATTGGCCGGTCTGCCGGCTGTCCTGATGACACCGCTGACCGGTCCGCCGGTGCTTCGGGACATCCCGCCGGCCGCTGATTCGGTGGCCCGGCCCGCGGGATTCCAGGGCTGGGGCATCTCCGACACCGCCGTGCGCCTGCGGTGGGACGCCAATGTCGAGCCCGGCGTTCATTATGTGATCTACCGGAAGAACGGGATGTACACCACCGAGGTCGGCCAGACCGAATCGACTGCCTTCACGGTCACGGGACTGGAGACCGGCCGCACCTACACGTTTCTCATGAAAGCCGTCGACGGCGCGGGCACCTTCTCCGCGTACAGCCGGCAGATCCGGGTCGCGCCGCTGCCGTCCGGCCAGATGGATTGGCCGCACCGCCTGTTCTATGGCGCGGTGCCCGATCCCGCGCGGTACTACACCGGGGTCACGTTCTCCATTTCGGGCACGGATCCGGTCACCGCACACGCGTTCATCCAGGATGCCGACGGCCGGGTGCTGGCCGAAGCCGCCTGGCCGACGGCGCCCGGTGAACAGATCACGCGTGAGCTTCCGGCCCTCTTCGGGCAGGCGGAGATTCCCGGGGCCGCCTGTTTGCGCGTCGGCGCCGACGTCCCTCTGACAGGATTCTCGCTCTACATGACCCGTCCGGGCCTAGCGGAGCCGTACCTGTTCGACGGGGCGCCCGCCTGCCCGTGGGGGAGTTACGGTCTGATCTTTCCCATGGTCCCGGACGAAGCCGCGTGGACCGGTGTGCTCCGCTTAACCAGTCTGGCCGGACAGGACGGCACGTTCACCGTGAGCGGTTACGACCGGGGCGGCGCGCTGAT